The Acidimicrobiales bacterium DNA segment GGGCCACAGCAGCGCCACGAGCAGGGTGATGCAGACCACCAGGGCGAGGATCATGGCCACCCGGGTGGCGCCGGTGTTCTGGAGCCAGTTGGTGAGGTCGGCGCTGAGGTCGGTGACCCAGGCCACCGGGCCGGGCGTGGAGAGGTCGCCCCGGTTCACCCGTACCTCGTACCAGCCGTACCAGGCCAGGTAGGCGCCTGCGACCACCAGCAGCCCGCCCGAGATGCGGTGGATGTAGGGCAGGGCGCGGCGCAGGTGGCCCACGATCGAGACTCGGGTGAGGGCGATGGCGACGGTGAGCACGGTGAGGACGAGCCCCATGCCGAGGCCGTACACCAGGAACACGCTCACCCCCGAGACGTAGCTGAGCTGGTTGAACGTGGTGGCGGTGACGGCCAGGAAGGGCGGCAGCGTGCACGACAGCGAGGCCACCGCGTAGGAGATGCCGAACACGAACATCGACCCCAGGCCCCTCGTGGTGCCGCCCCGTTCGAGCTTGGGCAGGCGCACGACGAGCTCGAACCCACGGAGCATGGCGATGCCGAGTCCGAGGAGCCCGAAGCCGATGACGAGGGTGACCCACGGCAGGAAGCGGTTGATGGACAGCGAGAGGTGACTGATGGCGAGGCCGACCGTGCCGAACACGAGGAGGAAGCCGAGGGTGACCACACCACCCACGGCGAGGGCGCGCAGGATGCCCGCCTGGGCGTCGGTCTCGGCGGCCGCGTCCTCGGTGCCGAGGAAGTAGGAGAGGTAGGCGGGCAGCATGGCGAACCCGCACGGGTTCACCGTGGCCACCATGCCGGCGGTGAGGGCGAGGGCGAAGGGCGCCTCGATCATCCGGGCCTCACGGTGGACCT contains these protein-coding regions:
- a CDS encoding cytochrome c biogenesis protein CcdA, translating into MIEAPFALALTAGMVATVNPCGFAMLPAYLSYFLGTEDAAAETDAQAGILRALAVGGVVTLGFLLVFGTVGLAISHLSLSINRFLPWVTLVIGFGLLGLGIAMLRGFELVVRLPKLERGGTTRGLGSMFVFGISYAVASLSCTLPPFLAVTATTFNQLSYVSGVSVFLVYGLGMGLVLTVLTVAIALTRVSIVGHLRRALPYIHRISGGLLVVAGAYLAWYGWYEVRVNRGDLSTPGPVAWVTDLSADLTNWLQNTGATRVAMILALVVCITLLVALLWPRDRARTTTSDHSS